The following are encoded in a window of Crocosphaera sp. UHCC 0190 genomic DNA:
- the rpsR gene encoding 30S ribosomal protein S18, whose product MSYYRKRLSPIPPKQPIDYKDTELLRKFITERGKILPRRITGLTAKQQRALTNSVKRARFLALLPFVNKEA is encoded by the coding sequence ATGAGTTATTATCGCAAACGTCTTTCCCCAATTCCCCCCAAGCAACCCATCGACTATAAAGATACGGAACTGTTGCGGAAATTTATCACCGAACGGGGAAAAATTCTGCCCCGACGCATTACGGGGTTAACGGCCAAACAGCAAAGAGCCTTAACCAACTCAGTCAAACGGGCCCGGTTTCTAGCCTTACTTCCCTTTGTCAACAAAGAAGCATAA
- a CDS encoding ribonuclease R family protein, translating into MEKGKLIEFRVNGERRLAVVDRPEGKKDWIVIDSGSHAHKLRPQRVEYEIQGGPYTTTDIGPFLREVQPYLEPSSLEVAWELLVEEGEAVSPEELANFLFSEQTPVLCYAAHSLLCDDKIYFKKKGDNYEPRSASQVEEIKHQLDVEQQRQQEKATFFGHLQQAIAKEAIDWTESDRTRLEQLEKFILQPEQTHRNAQDLLSEIGRPTTPEAAFQLLVELGWWSRHENLFLRRSSYPINFPKKVLDVAYSCLQNLPPDADSDRLDLTHLKVYTIDDESTEEIDDGLSVEFLDGDRVKLWVHIADPTRFLTPGDELDLEARRRSTTLYLPTGMISMFPTELATGPMSLRQGKICPSLSFGIILDEKGAAQDYSIHASLIKPTYRLTYHDVDEMLQLGITAESELAVLASAAKQRHQWRQSQGSITIKMPEAVIKVKSEDEIIIELVDNSISRQLVAEMMILAGEVAGRYCQEHNIPVPFRGQPQPELPSDEELLVLPAGPVRACALRRCMPRSEIGTLPNRHASLGLNTYTQVTSPIRRYTDLLTHFQLKAHLRGDPLPFPLDVMQQILYSVTLSAQEATLVERQTNRYWGLEFLRRNADQIWQGVVLRWLREDEKLGVLLLEELGLELPHRFERTVSLGDRLNVQVSRADPHRDEIRFREMLENEVQSTMI; encoded by the coding sequence GTGGAAAAAGGAAAACTCATTGAATTTAGAGTTAACGGAGAACGTCGTCTGGCGGTGGTTGATCGTCCAGAAGGCAAAAAAGACTGGATAGTGATTGATAGTGGGAGTCACGCCCATAAACTGCGGCCTCAGCGCGTAGAATATGAAATACAAGGGGGCCCCTACACCACAACGGATATTGGGCCTTTTCTCCGAGAAGTTCAACCCTATCTAGAGCCATCTAGTTTAGAGGTGGCCTGGGAATTATTGGTAGAAGAAGGAGAGGCCGTCAGTCCAGAGGAATTGGCGAATTTTCTGTTCTCTGAACAAACTCCCGTGCTATGTTATGCAGCCCATAGTTTGCTCTGTGACGATAAGATTTATTTTAAGAAAAAAGGCGACAATTACGAACCCCGTTCGGCCAGTCAGGTTGAGGAAATTAAACATCAACTCGATGTTGAACAACAACGTCAACAAGAAAAAGCGACCTTTTTTGGCCATCTTCAACAGGCGATCGCAAAAGAAGCTATTGACTGGACAGAAAGCGATCGCACCAGGTTAGAACAGTTAGAAAAATTTATTTTACAACCAGAGCAAACCCATCGCAATGCTCAAGATCTTCTCAGCGAAATTGGGCGACCCACGACCCCTGAAGCTGCCTTTCAATTATTGGTAGAGTTAGGATGGTGGAGTCGTCATGAAAACCTCTTTTTGCGGCGTAGCTCTTATCCGATCAATTTTCCGAAAAAGGTACTGGACGTGGCCTATTCTTGCTTACAAAATCTACCCCCCGACGCTGATAGTGATCGCTTGGACTTAACCCATCTGAAGGTTTACACCATTGACGATGAAAGTACGGAAGAAATTGACGACGGGTTAAGTGTGGAATTTTTAGACGGGGATAGGGTCAAGTTATGGGTGCATATTGCTGATCCCACCCGTTTTCTTACCCCAGGAGATGAGCTAGACTTAGAGGCCAGAAGACGCAGCACAACCCTCTATTTACCGACGGGCATGATCTCGATGTTCCCGACTGAGTTAGCAACGGGCCCCATGAGTTTGCGTCAAGGAAAAATTTGTCCTTCTCTGAGTTTTGGGATTATCTTAGATGAGAAAGGGGCAGCACAAGATTATTCGATTCATGCCAGTCTAATTAAACCAACTTACCGCCTCACTTATCATGATGTGGATGAAATGTTGCAGTTAGGCATTACTGCTGAATCAGAATTAGCGGTGTTGGCCAGTGCCGCAAAGCAACGACACCAATGGCGACAGTCTCAGGGTTCAATCACCATTAAAATGCCAGAGGCGGTGATTAAGGTCAAATCGGAAGATGAGATTATTATTGAATTAGTGGATAATTCCATTTCTCGTCAATTGGTGGCAGAAATGATGATTCTTGCGGGAGAAGTGGCCGGACGTTATTGTCAAGAACATAATATTCCTGTTCCCTTTCGGGGACAACCCCAGCCAGAATTACCCTCAGATGAAGAGTTGTTGGTCTTGCCAGCAGGGCCAGTTCGTGCTTGCGCCTTACGTCGTTGTATGCCCCGTAGTGAAATTGGTACTTTACCCAATCGTCATGCGAGTTTAGGGTTAAATACTTATACTCAGGTAACTTCCCCCATTCGTCGTTATACGGACTTATTAACCCATTTTCAGTTAAAAGCCCATTTACGGGGTGATCCCTTACCTTTTCCTTTGGATGTGATGCAACAGATTTTATATAGTGTCACTCTCTCAGCCCAGGAAGCAACCTTAGTGGAACGACAAACCAACCGTTATTGGGGGTTAGAGTTTTTACGTCGGAATGCGGATCAAATTTGGCAAGGAGTGGTTTTACGGTGGTTACGAGAGGATGAAAAATTAGGGGTTCTCCTCTTGGAAGAATTGGGGTTGGAATTGCCTCATCGCTTTGAACGCACGGTTTCTTTAGGCGATCGCTTGAATGTTCAAGTGAGTCGCGCTGATCCCCATCGTGATGAAATTCGTTTCCGTGAGATGCTTGAAAATGAAGTTCAGTCAACAATGATTTAG
- a CDS encoding DUF4915 domain-containing protein translates to MDNQGLTLSCSPNFPQWLTERLLSLAFTTYQTNRLCFIGSGIDGRLKVHERLLDKPMGLYGDTGRLYLSTRYQIWEFQNILVSDVAQNEIIVSGLSQLRSQTFTGLGLEKRLMEMGDSPRCGLMVIDLKTGKPVHWLYFETMIEELFDVVVLPGVRQAQAIGLQGDEIQRLVTFPDSGNASFNYTLGDASLTGTAAVTVAVGANITGGNGNSDDNLVGTSGNDNIDGGICRELMPM, encoded by the coding sequence ATGGACAACCAAGGTTTAACTCTGTCTTGCTCTCCTAATTTCCCTCAGTGGTTAACGGAAAGGCTTTTAAGCTTGGCCTTTACTACCTATCAAACCAACCGCCTATGTTTTATTGGTAGTGGTATCGATGGCAGGCTGAAAGTCCATGAAAGACTGTTAGATAAACCTATGGGACTCTACGGCGATACAGGACGCTTATACCTTAGTACCCGTTACCAAATCTGGGAATTTCAGAATATTTTGGTATCAGATGTGGCGCAAAATGAGATTATTGTTTCGGGTTTATCTCAGTTACGTTCCCAGACTTTTACGGGGTTAGGCTTAGAAAAACGCCTGATGGAGATGGGAGACAGTCCGCGCTGTGGCTTAATGGTGATTGACCTGAAAACGGGAAAACCTGTCCATTGGCTGTATTTTGAGACGATGATCGAAGAATTGTTTGATGTGGTGGTGTTGCCAGGGGTAAGGCAAGCTCAAGCAATTGGGTTACAAGGGGATGAAATTCAACGCTTGGTGACGTTTCCTGACAGTGGTAATGCCAGCTTTAACTACACCCTTGGCGATGCTAGCCTGACTGGTACTGCGGCTGTTACTGTGGCTGTTGGTGCTAACATTACAGGCGGTAATGGTAATAGTGACGATAACCTGGTTGGCACTAGCGGTAACGACAACATCGACGGCGGTATTTGTCGGGAGTTGATGCCAATGTGA
- the cobQ gene encoding cobyric acid synthase CobQ: MKAMMVVGTTSHAGKSFITTAICRILARQGWHVTPFKGQNMALNAYVTANGGEIGHAQAVQAWAAGITPRVEMNPILLKPQGNMTSQVIMGGKAVGITTASEYYEKYFEKGWQTITKSLERLAREYDFVVCEGAGSPAEINLKHRDLTNMRIAKHLNAPTILVVDIDRGGAFAHVVGTLQLLDEDERALIKGVVINKFRGQKSLLDSGIEWLENYTGIPVLGVIPWREMLFPAEDSLDLLDRRTSQGQKELNLSVLRLPHIANFTDFDPLDAENTVSINYLNLKDNLGYPDAVIIPGSKTTINDLIALHESGMAKQIQDYLAAGGVVFGICGGFQMLGEMVFDPDQLEGKNESYPGLNLLPLETIITPDKIVRQRQTCSVYPYPGFPVTGYEIHQGITRAAKRSQKPANTMIHALFEDASLGIVNDNQSVWGCYLHGVFDNGAWRRTWLNYLRNRRGLGSLPTGIPNHREQREANLDKLADLVEEFLDLTPLLNS, translated from the coding sequence ATGAAAGCAATGATGGTAGTGGGAACTACCTCCCACGCCGGAAAATCCTTTATTACTACTGCCATTTGTCGCATTTTAGCCCGTCAAGGCTGGCACGTCACCCCCTTTAAAGGGCAAAATATGGCTCTTAATGCTTATGTTACTGCTAATGGGGGGGAAATTGGTCATGCTCAAGCGGTACAAGCTTGGGCCGCGGGAATTACCCCTAGGGTAGAAATGAACCCCATTTTACTCAAACCCCAAGGAAATATGACCTCACAAGTGATTATGGGGGGAAAAGCAGTGGGAATAACCACCGCATCAGAGTATTATGAAAAGTATTTTGAAAAGGGATGGCAAACTATCACAAAATCCCTAGAACGTTTAGCAAGAGAATATGATTTTGTGGTTTGTGAAGGGGCAGGAAGTCCAGCAGAAATTAATCTCAAACATCGAGATTTAACGAATATGAGAATTGCTAAACATCTCAATGCTCCGACAATTTTAGTAGTAGATATTGATCGCGGGGGGGCTTTTGCTCATGTGGTGGGAACGTTACAATTATTAGATGAAGATGAACGAGCTTTAATTAAAGGGGTTGTGATTAATAAGTTTCGGGGACAGAAATCTCTATTAGATTCGGGGATTGAATGGTTAGAAAATTACACCGGAATTCCCGTATTAGGAGTCATTCCTTGGCGCGAGATGTTGTTTCCTGCCGAAGATTCTTTAGATTTATTAGATAGGCGAACCTCTCAAGGGCAAAAAGAACTTAACCTCAGTGTTTTACGTCTGCCTCACATCGCCAATTTTACAGATTTTGACCCCCTTGATGCTGAAAATACTGTTTCCATCAACTATCTCAATCTTAAGGATAATTTAGGTTATCCTGATGCGGTGATTATTCCAGGGTCAAAAACCACGATTAATGATTTAATTGCTCTTCATGAGAGTGGAATGGCCAAACAAATTCAAGATTATCTAGCAGCAGGAGGGGTTGTTTTTGGCATTTGTGGCGGATTTCAAATGTTAGGAGAAATGGTATTTGATCCCGATCAATTAGAAGGAAAAAATGAATCTTATCCTGGGTTAAATTTGCTGCCTTTAGAAACCATAATTACTCCTGATAAAATTGTTCGTCAGCGACAAACTTGTTCGGTTTATCCCTATCCAGGATTTCCTGTCACGGGTTACGAAATTCACCAAGGAATCACCCGTGCAGCGAAAAGATCCCAGAAACCGGCTAATACCATGATCCATGCTTTATTTGAAGATGCTAGTTTAGGTATTGTTAATGATAATCAGTCAGTTTGGGGTTGTTATTTACATGGGGTTTTTGATAACGGGGCCTGGCGAAGAACTTGGTTAAATTATTTGAGAAACCGACGAGGTTTGGGGTCTTTACCCACAGGAATTCCTAATCATAGAGAACAGCGAGAGGCTAATTTAGATAAGCTTGCTGATTTAGTTGAAGAGTTTTTGGACTTAACACCATTGTTAAATAGTTGA
- a CDS encoding flavin monoamine oxidase family protein has protein sequence MYDCIVIGAGLSGLIAARNLYRAGHTVLVIEAQERLGGRMYGQYLPSGQWIDKGGQWVGPTQDRFLALLDEYGVRRFSSPGDGQKVLIFEGKRYEFDGFFQGFPEGETPGVREEEWADAMQAWARFEALTKVFPPGHPTLNDHNRKLDSQTFTQWIEENTHTPFGNWYFSYMARAVGYLGPSEPNQVSLLHVLWGQHCAPQSEHPEAELLHGGAGQIPEKIAAELGEGIRLGEPVVGIAQSPTGITVQTTKGQFSGQFAIVAMPPHLAGRIIYDPPMPSLREQLTQRVPMGCCAKLLISYDRPFWREKGLAGIGLGNCQWIELCADSSDPETGVGVLATFVVGDRYKDWHVMSEENRRSAVLSDLAMYFGNEALSPATYDEVDWPGEPWVGGGYAAFMPPGVWTSYGEALTAPVGRIYWAGTEIADRWPGFFDGAVRTGESAAEAIINCF, from the coding sequence ATGTATGACTGTATTGTTATCGGAGCCGGATTATCAGGACTTATCGCCGCCCGCAACCTATACCGAGCAGGTCACACCGTTCTTGTGATTGAAGCACAAGAGCGTTTAGGTGGTCGGATGTATGGCCAATATTTACCATCAGGCCAATGGATTGATAAAGGGGGTCAATGGGTCGGGCCGACTCAAGATCGTTTCCTCGCTCTCCTTGATGAATATGGCGTTCGTCGCTTCTCTTCTCCGGGTGATGGACAAAAAGTGCTGATCTTTGAGGGAAAGCGTTATGAGTTTGATGGTTTCTTCCAAGGCTTTCCTGAAGGTGAAACCCCAGGGGTCAGGGAGGAAGAATGGGCCGACGCGATGCAAGCTTGGGCACGTTTCGAGGCCCTGACCAAAGTATTTCCTCCAGGACATCCCACCCTAAATGATCACAATCGAAAACTAGATAGTCAAACCTTTACTCAGTGGATTGAAGAAAATACTCATACACCTTTTGGAAACTGGTATTTTTCCTATATGGCCCGTGCTGTGGGCTATCTTGGCCCCTCAGAACCAAACCAAGTATCCCTGTTGCACGTTCTATGGGGACAGCATTGCGCCCCACAGTCAGAACATCCAGAAGCAGAACTCCTGCATGGTGGCGCGGGACAAATTCCTGAAAAAATTGCGGCCGAATTGGGTGAAGGAATTCGTCTCGGTGAACCCGTTGTAGGCATTGCTCAAAGTCCAACAGGGATTACAGTACAAACCACAAAAGGACAATTCTCAGGGCAATTTGCAATTGTTGCCATGCCACCCCATCTGGCCGGTCGGATTATCTATGACCCTCCCATGCCATCTCTGCGGGAACAACTTACCCAAAGGGTTCCGATGGGTTGCTGTGCCAAACTTCTCATCTCTTATGACCGTCCATTTTGGAGAGAGAAGGGGCTTGCAGGTATTGGTTTAGGAAATTGTCAGTGGATTGAACTGTGCGCGGATAGTTCTGATCCAGAAACAGGGGTAGGGGTACTGGCCACTTTTGTGGTGGGCGATCGCTATAAAGATTGGCACGTCATGAGTGAAGAGAATCGTCGATCTGCCGTTCTTTCAGACCTAGCCATGTATTTTGGGAATGAAGCCTTATCCCCTGCTACCTACGACGAAGTTGACTGGCCGGGGGAACCTTGGGTTGGCGGTGGTTATGCTGCCTTTATGCCCCCAGGAGTATGGACAAGCTATGGGGAAGCCCTCACTGCTCCGGTTGGTCGTATTTACTGGGCAGGGACAGAAATTGCCGATCGCTGGCCTGGTTTTTTTGATGGTGCAGTACGCACTGGGGAATCAGCAGCAGAGGCAATCATTAATTGTTTTTAA
- a CDS encoding Npun_F0494 family protein, translating into MTTSTPPLNLTYTNNTLKRAERALGCAPFQLNLFTAMKTDSVPLPNIAGERGVKQGYTLKPLSEQRVEKDLMWLIQVGLLRREVDGQGITDSFRLTPLGRQLVAKWKAQGEKLPQPSWWERLVNKFTRWFSLPF; encoded by the coding sequence ATGACAACATCAACTCCTCCCCTGAACCTTACCTATACCAATAACACCCTAAAACGGGCAGAAAGAGCTTTAGGCTGCGCTCCCTTTCAGTTAAACTTATTTACAGCCATGAAGACAGACAGTGTCCCTTTGCCCAATATTGCGGGGGAAAGGGGAGTTAAACAAGGTTACACCCTCAAACCTTTATCAGAACAACGGGTTGAAAAAGACTTGATGTGGTTAATTCAGGTAGGATTATTACGACGAGAAGTAGATGGACAAGGAATTACGGATAGTTTTCGTTTAACCCCGTTAGGACGGCAATTAGTGGCAAAATGGAAAGCACAAGGAGAAAAGTTGCCTCAACCCTCTTGGTGGGAGCGACTGGTTAATAAGTTTACCCGTTGGTTTAGTCTACCGTTTTAA
- a CDS encoding 2Fe-2S iron-sulfur cluster-binding protein, translating to MTVQVRFLPDDITIEAEAGEPMLEVAKRAGILIPTGCLMGSCHACEVELEDGTPICACISAIPAGSKSITINLYTDLGW from the coding sequence ATGACGGTTCAAGTGCGATTCTTACCGGACGATATTACCATTGAAGCTGAAGCAGGGGAACCGATGTTAGAAGTAGCAAAACGGGCTGGAATTCTCATTCCGACAGGTTGTTTAATGGGGTCTTGCCATGCTTGTGAAGTAGAATTAGAAGATGGAACCCCTATTTGTGCTTGTATTAGTGCCATTCCAGCAGGAAGTAAATCTATCACTATTAATCTTTATACAGATTTAGGTTGGTAA
- the groL gene encoding chaperonin GroEL (60 kDa chaperone family; promotes refolding of misfolded polypeptides especially under stressful conditions; forms two stacked rings of heptamers to form a barrel-shaped 14mer; ends can be capped by GroES; misfolded proteins enter the barrel where they are refolded when GroES binds), whose product MAKLIVYNEDARRALERGMDILAEAVAVTLGPKGRNVVLEKKFGAPQIINDGITIAKEIELEDHIENTGVSLIRQAASKTNDVAGDGTTTATVLAHAIVKEGLRNVAAGANPITLKRGIDKATEFLVEKIAEHAKPVEDSKAIAQVGSISAGNDEEVGKMIADAMDKVGKEGVISLEEGKSMFTELEITEGMRFDKGYISPYFVTDPERMEAVFEDPCILLTDKKINLVQDLVPVLEQVARQGKSLVIIAEDIEKEALATLVVNRLRGVLNVAAVKAPGFGDRRKQMLEDIAVLTGGTVISEDAGLKLENTKLEMLGSARRIILTKDNTTIVAEGNEAGVKSRCELIRRQMEDTESSYDKEKLQERLAKLSGGVAVIKVGAATETEMKDRKLRLEDAINATKAAVEEGIVPGGGTTLAHLTPVLEEWAKGNLANEELTGALIVSRALTAPLKRIAENAGQNGAVIAERVKEKEFNVGYDAATGEFADMLAAGIVDPAKVTRSGLQNAASIAGMILTTECIVVDKPEKDKAPAGGGGDFDY is encoded by the coding sequence ATGGCTAAATTGATTGTCTACAACGAAGATGCACGTCGTGCATTAGAAAGAGGAATGGACATCCTCGCAGAAGCAGTGGCCGTTACCCTCGGACCCAAAGGTCGTAACGTTGTTCTAGAAAAGAAATTTGGTGCGCCCCAAATCATTAATGACGGGATCACCATTGCCAAAGAAATTGAATTAGAAGACCATATCGAAAATACCGGAGTTTCCTTAATCCGTCAAGCCGCTTCTAAAACCAACGATGTGGCCGGAGATGGAACCACCACAGCTACCGTCTTAGCTCACGCGATCGTTAAAGAAGGGTTACGCAACGTCGCAGCAGGTGCTAACCCCATTACCCTCAAACGAGGTATTGATAAAGCCACGGAATTTTTGGTGGAAAAAATAGCTGAACACGCCAAACCCGTTGAAGATTCCAAAGCGATCGCCCAAGTGGGTTCGATCTCTGCGGGAAATGACGAAGAAGTGGGCAAAATGATCGCTGATGCCATGGATAAAGTGGGCAAAGAAGGAGTCATCTCCCTCGAAGAAGGTAAGTCCATGTTTACCGAACTGGAAATCACCGAAGGAATGCGCTTTGATAAAGGCTATATTTCCCCCTACTTTGTCACTGATCCTGAACGCATGGAAGCAGTGTTTGAAGATCCTTGCATTTTGCTCACCGACAAAAAAATCAACCTGGTTCAAGACTTAGTGCCTGTATTAGAACAGGTTGCTCGTCAAGGCAAATCTTTAGTCATTATTGCTGAAGATATTGAAAAAGAAGCTTTAGCCACCTTAGTTGTTAACCGTTTACGGGGTGTCTTAAACGTCGCGGCGGTAAAAGCCCCTGGATTTGGCGATCGCCGTAAGCAAATGCTCGAAGATATTGCTGTTTTGACCGGTGGTACCGTCATCAGCGAAGATGCGGGCCTCAAGTTAGAAAATACCAAACTTGAGATGTTAGGGTCTGCCCGTCGGATTATTCTGACCAAAGACAATACCACTATTGTCGCCGAAGGTAACGAAGCGGGAGTTAAATCCCGTTGTGAGTTGATCCGTCGTCAAATGGAAGATACAGAGTCTTCTTATGATAAAGAGAAGCTACAAGAGCGTTTAGCTAAGTTATCCGGTGGGGTTGCAGTGATCAAAGTTGGTGCTGCCACTGAAACCGAAATGAAGGATCGCAAACTTCGTTTAGAAGATGCCATCAACGCCACAAAAGCGGCGGTTGAAGAAGGGATCGTCCCTGGTGGTGGTACAACCCTCGCTCACCTCACTCCTGTTCTAGAAGAGTGGGCTAAGGGCAACCTGGCCAATGAAGAGTTAACCGGTGCGTTAATTGTTTCCCGTGCTTTAACTGCCCCCTTAAAGCGTATTGCTGAAAATGCCGGTCAAAACGGTGCAGTTATTGCTGAACGGGTGAAAGAAAAAGAATTCAACGTCGGTTATGATGCGGCGACGGGCGAATTTGCTGATATGTTGGCGGCTGGTATCGTTGACCCCGCTAAAGTAACCCGTTCTGGGTTACAGAATGCCGCTTCTATTGCTGGCATGATTTTAACCACTGAATGTATTGTGGTTGATAAACCGGAGAAAGACAAAGCCCCCGCAGGTGGCGGTGGAGACTTTGACTATTAA
- a CDS encoding peroxiredoxin, with the protein MALAVGTVAPGFTTIDDEGKTVSLSDYKGKIVVLYFYPKDDTPGCTKEAQSFRDNYQQYQDKDMVVFGVSMDDQSSHKMFKEKYGLPFQLLVDKDGTLTNAYDVSGGAYSKRVTYIIDGEGKISYVDEKVQTATHAQDILGIVG; encoded by the coding sequence ATGGCTTTAGCTGTTGGAACTGTTGCACCTGGCTTTACCACCATTGATGATGAGGGCAAAACTGTCTCTTTATCAGACTATAAAGGTAAAATCGTCGTCTTATACTTCTATCCTAAAGATGATACTCCTGGTTGCACGAAAGAAGCTCAAAGCTTCCGCGATAATTATCAACAATATCAAGATAAGGATATGGTTGTCTTTGGGGTGAGTATGGATGATCAATCATCTCATAAAATGTTTAAGGAAAAGTATGGTTTACCTTTCCAATTGTTGGTTGATAAAGACGGAACTTTAACCAATGCTTATGATGTGTCTGGTGGTGCTTATTCTAAGCGTGTCACCTACATCATTGATGGGGAAGGTAAAATTAGTTATGTGGATGAAAAAGTACAAACTGCTACCCATGCTCAAGATATTTTAGGCATTGTGGGTTAA
- the rpmG gene encoding 50S ribosomal protein L33: MASKKGVRLIITLECTECRTNTDKRSPGVNRYTTSKNRRNTTARLELKKFCRHCNAHTVHKEIK, translated from the coding sequence ATGGCCAGCAAAAAAGGGGTTCGACTGATTATCACCTTAGAGTGTACAGAATGTCGGACAAATACAGACAAGAGATCGCCTGGGGTTAACCGCTATACCACCAGCAAGAACCGTCGCAACACCACTGCAAGATTAGAACTGAAAAAGTTCTGTCGTCACTGTAACGCCCATACCGTCCACAAAGAGATTAAATAA
- the groES gene encoding co-chaperone GroES, with product MAAISINVSTVKPLGDRIFVKVSPAEEKTAGGILLPDNAQEKPQIGEVVAVGPGKRNDDGTRSALDVKIGDKVLYSKYAGTDVKLSGEDYVLLSEKDILAAVA from the coding sequence ATGGCAGCAATCAGCATTAATGTATCTACAGTTAAACCCCTTGGCGATCGCATTTTTGTAAAAGTAAGCCCCGCCGAAGAAAAAACAGCAGGCGGTATCTTACTACCCGATAACGCTCAAGAAAAGCCCCAAATTGGCGAAGTTGTCGCCGTCGGCCCTGGTAAACGCAACGATGACGGAACCAGATCTGCTTTAGATGTCAAAATCGGGGATAAAGTGCTTTACTCCAAATATGCTGGCACCGATGTCAAATTATCGGGAGAAGACTATGTATTACTGTCAGAAAAAGATATTTTAGCAGCCGTTGCCTAG
- the cysE gene encoding serine O-acetyltransferase has translation MLSSIIADFRIIFERDPAARNWLEVLFCYPGLQAIVLHRFAHRLYNFGVPFFPRLVSHIARFLTGIEIHPGAKIGKGVFIDHGMGVVIGETAEVGDYSLIYQGVTLGGTGKESGKRHPTVGTNVVVGAGAKVLGNLNIGNNVRIGAGSVVLRDVPSDCTVVGIPGRIVYQSGVRVNPLEHGNLPDSEGKVIRLLLDRIDALEQQVQQLQEDRLKERELVASRGSQSALENAYNASQICYLKDKEIEEFLGGTM, from the coding sequence GTGTTATCATCCATCATCGCCGATTTTCGCATCATTTTTGAACGAGATCCCGCCGCCCGTAACTGGCTGGAGGTTCTTTTTTGCTATCCTGGACTACAAGCGATCGTACTCCATCGGTTCGCCCATCGGCTCTATAATTTTGGTGTTCCCTTTTTTCCCCGATTAGTTTCTCATATCGCACGGTTTCTGACGGGGATCGAAATTCATCCAGGGGCTAAAATCGGGAAAGGTGTTTTTATCGATCATGGTATGGGGGTGGTGATCGGTGAAACCGCAGAAGTGGGAGACTATAGCTTGATTTATCAAGGTGTTACCCTAGGGGGAACCGGAAAAGAAAGCGGAAAACGTCATCCAACGGTTGGCACAAATGTTGTTGTGGGAGCCGGAGCTAAAGTTCTTGGTAATCTTAATATTGGTAATAATGTTAGGATTGGGGCGGGTTCTGTCGTGCTGCGGGATGTTCCTTCGGATTGTACTGTGGTAGGAATTCCTGGCCGCATTGTTTATCAGTCTGGAGTCCGAGTTAACCCCCTAGAACATGGTAATCTGCCTGACTCAGAAGGGAAAGTTATTCGGTTACTATTAGATAGAATTGACGCATTAGAACAACAAGTTCAACAACTACAAGAAGATAGATTAAAAGAACGAGAATTAGTAGCCAGTAGAGGTTCTCAGTCAGCTTTAGAGAATGCCTATAATGCTAGTCAAATCTGTTATTTGAAAGATAAGGAAATTGAGGAGTTTTTAGGAGGCACGATGTAA